A segment of the Labeo rohita strain BAU-BD-2019 unplaced genomic scaffold, IGBB_LRoh.1.0 scaffold_1984, whole genome shotgun sequence genome:
GaccatgagaattcacactcaCATCATTGCATCACATACCTGCAGCGCTTCTGTGaatgaagaaaaacagaaattataaaaggaataaaataaacaaggctaCAGAAAATATGtttccatttaaataattaacagtttaataaaagtaaaacaaacttttttttaatctttattttattaaatgcaacTGATCGCCTTGTTacctcacacacacgcacacacacatttcagcattgctaacttgacgtTCCAGCTATTAATCAAACTAAAATGCTGCTTAGTTTCactttaataaattcattttagctTGACATCTCTATTCTGTTTATAATGAATGCCACTAtagcttaatttgtgttttactttgtagtttaatataaaattttatatctTCTCATTGTTTCATTCTTGTTCTGTAATACCATTAATTTAAAGGTTTTGTTGTGGATTAAGGAACTAAATAGGCTATGTAGTGTTTCTattgtttgtaaatgttttgttatgtttacTGGTATTTAATATGCTTACAAATCAATGCCATTGTTTGCAATTTAAAGAGTTAAGGGTATTTTTAGAGAAAGATCAATTTCACTTTCATGAgattacttcctgtttttggcTGGGTTACGTTTCTCTGTGTTGTAAATTCTAGGGGCAAGACTTCTAAACCGAGGTGTTTTTAGGGGCGTGATATTCAAATGACGATTGTTTTCTGCTGGCACATTTATCAATGTACAATCTTTCATATGACGGGATTTGTGCATTTGAATCTGCAGTCATTTCTAATGTGTGTGTGACTCCACTACAGGAGCAGCAATGAGGAACCTGCTTTACAGACTCACAGACATACCAGTTTTACACACATGACTTAAACACAGAAACAGGAAATGTGAATTTCCTGAgtttaaagaaagaaacacatgacatttcaagcattttcagttttgtgtcTTTGTATTTACACAGTAAAATGGCAGATGCCAGAATTTCAGTGGATCAGAATGAGTTCATCTGTCCAGTGTGTCTGGATCTCCTGAAGGATCCAGTGGCCATtccctgtggacacagttactgtaagagctgtattacaggctgctgggatcaggaggatcagatgagagtctacagctgccctcagtgcagacagaccttcagACCAAGACCTGCTTTAGCTACAAACACCATGCTGACTGAAGTGGTGGAGAAACTAAAAACgaccaaacttcctgctgactGTTACGCTGGAGCTGGAGATGTGGAGTGTGATGTTTGTACTGGAAGAAAATACAAAGCCGTCAAGTCCTGTCTGGAGTGTCTGAACTCTTACTGTCGGAATCActttgaacaacatgagagtttgTTTGAAGGAAAGAGACACAGTTTGACTGATGTCACTGGACGACTGCAGGAGATGATCTGCCATGAACACGAGAAACAGCTGGAAATGTACTGCATCACTGATCAACAATGCATTTGTGTGCTGTGTtcaaaatatgaacataaaaacCACAACACTGTATCAGCTGCAGCACAGAGGACAGAAAAACAGGTATTTAAAACTAGATACTGACAACATATTGCTGACACTTTAAGCCCaaagtatattttgtttttgtacattaCATACAGTTTCACATTACATAGTTTACTTAAGCCCTATT
Coding sequences within it:
- the LOC127159197 gene encoding E3 ubiquitin/ISG15 ligase TRIM25-like, with the protein product MADARISVDQNEFICPVCLDLLKDPVAIPCGHSYCKSCITGCWDQEDQMRVYSCPQCRQTFRPRPALATNTMLTEVVEKLKTTKLPADCYAGAGDVECDVCTGRKYKAVKSCLECLNSYCRNHFEQHESLFEGKRHSLTDVTGRLQEMICHEHEKQLEMYCITDQQCICVLCSKYEHKNHNTVSAAAQRTEKQ